Proteins encoded together in one Paracidovorax wautersii window:
- a CDS encoding polyhydroxyalkanoate depolymerase — MLYNLYETQRSLMEPFAEMAQTAAKFYSNPLSPFSQTVFAQRMSAGYELLHRLGKDYEKPEFGIHTVEVDGVPVAVMEQTEIDKPFCQLRRFKRFSDDLATLNKTKQQPVVLVVAPLSGHYATLLRDTVRTLLQGHKVFVTDWKNARLVPLQDGSFHLDDYVNYVQEFIRHIQATHGNCHVMSVCQPTVPVLAAVSLMAGRGEQTPLSMVMMGGPIDARRSPTAVNNLATQRSFEWFENNVIYRVPDNFPGAGRRVYPGFLQHTGFVAMNPDRHAKSHWDYFKDLMKGDDASAEAHRKFYDEYNAVLDMDADYYLETIRTVFQDYSLVHGTWDVRNPEGQVERVQPQTIRDTALLTIEGELDDISGSGQTRAAHDLCTGIAAKDRQHYEVKGAGHYGIFSGRRWRELVYPQVRSFILAHQPAPAAKGRTGAAASAQALSDAASALPVVTANAAPRAKRTPREA; from the coding sequence ATGCTGTACAACCTCTATGAAACCCAGCGTTCGCTGATGGAGCCCTTTGCAGAAATGGCGCAGACCGCGGCCAAGTTCTACAGCAATCCGCTCTCCCCCTTCAGCCAGACCGTGTTCGCCCAGCGCATGTCGGCCGGCTACGAATTGCTGCACCGCCTGGGCAAAGACTACGAGAAGCCCGAGTTCGGCATCCACACCGTCGAGGTGGACGGCGTTCCGGTCGCGGTGATGGAACAGACCGAGATCGACAAGCCGTTTTGCCAGCTGCGCCGGTTCAAGCGCTTCTCGGACGATCTGGCCACCCTGAACAAGACCAAGCAGCAGCCGGTGGTACTCGTCGTGGCGCCCTTGTCGGGCCACTACGCCACCCTGTTGCGCGACACGGTGCGCACGCTGCTGCAGGGCCACAAGGTCTTCGTCACCGATTGGAAGAACGCCCGCCTCGTCCCCCTGCAAGACGGCTCTTTCCATCTGGACGACTACGTCAACTACGTGCAGGAATTCATCCGCCACATCCAGGCCACGCACGGCAACTGCCATGTGATGAGCGTGTGCCAGCCGACGGTGCCGGTGCTGGCGGCCGTCTCGCTGATGGCCGGCCGGGGCGAGCAGACGCCGCTGTCCATGGTCATGATGGGCGGTCCCATCGATGCCCGACGTTCGCCCACCGCCGTGAACAACCTGGCCACGCAGCGCAGCTTCGAGTGGTTCGAGAACAACGTCATCTACCGCGTGCCCGACAACTTCCCTGGCGCCGGCCGGCGTGTGTACCCGGGCTTCCTGCAGCACACGGGCTTCGTGGCCATGAACCCCGACCGCCACGCCAAAAGCCACTGGGACTACTTCAAGGACCTGATGAAGGGCGACGACGCCAGCGCCGAAGCCCACCGCAAGTTCTACGACGAGTACAACGCAGTCCTCGACATGGATGCTGACTACTATCTGGAAACCATCAGGACCGTGTTCCAGGACTACAGCCTGGTGCACGGCACCTGGGACGTGCGCAACCCAGAGGGCCAAGTCGAGCGCGTCCAGCCCCAGACCATCCGCGACACCGCCCTGCTGACCATCGAAGGCGAACTGGACGACATCTCCGGCTCGGGCCAGACGCGCGCCGCGCACGACCTGTGCACCGGCATCGCGGCCAAGGACCGGCAGCATTACGAGGTCAAGGGCGCGGGCCATTACGGCATCTTCAGCGGCCGCCGGTGGCGCGAACTGGTGTACCCGCAGGTGCGCAGCTTCATCCTGGCCCACCAGCCGGCGCCCGCGGCCAAGGGCCGCACCGGCGCGGCGGCATCGGCCCAGGCCCTGAGCGATGCGGCCAGTGCCCTGCCGGTCGTCACCGCCAACGCCGCGCCGCGTGCCAAGCGCACGCCACGCGAGGCTTGA
- the dusA gene encoding tRNA dihydrouridine(20/20a) synthase DusA, with translation MAPNPAQPQAYADPHSPWRMSVAPMMDWTDRHCRYLHRLLTQRTLLYTEMVTTGALIHGDVERHLRFSVDEHPVALQLGGSEPSDLAQAARLGAQWGYDEINLNCGCPSERVQRGAFGACLMNEPQLVADGVKAMVDVVDVPVTVKHRIGIDKNEDYGFVRDFIGTVAEAGCQVFIVHARNAWLKGLSPKENREIPPLRYGTVGQLKQDFPHLTIAINGGIATDEVVLEQLAQVDGVMVGREAYHNPWWLARWDRLFYGAPDNALTRDEVEARMVDYMEREAAQHGTHWYAIARHMLGLRHGLPGARRWRQVWSDHRLKHLPAREVAAHARGALAPQRPEPLTADA, from the coding sequence ATGGCGCCGAACCCCGCGCAACCCCAGGCCTATGCCGACCCGCACAGCCCCTGGCGCATGTCTGTTGCGCCCATGATGGACTGGACTGACCGGCACTGCCGTTATCTGCACCGGCTGCTCACGCAGCGCACCTTGCTCTATACCGAGATGGTGACGACTGGCGCGCTCATCCATGGTGATGTGGAGCGGCATCTGCGCTTTTCCGTGGACGAGCACCCCGTGGCGCTGCAGCTCGGGGGCAGCGAGCCGTCCGATCTGGCGCAGGCCGCCCGGCTCGGCGCGCAATGGGGCTACGACGAGATCAACCTCAATTGCGGCTGCCCTAGCGAGCGGGTGCAGCGCGGCGCGTTCGGCGCTTGCCTGATGAACGAGCCGCAGCTGGTCGCCGACGGCGTGAAGGCCATGGTGGATGTGGTCGACGTGCCAGTCACGGTCAAGCACCGCATCGGCATCGACAAGAACGAGGACTATGGGTTCGTCCGCGACTTCATCGGCACGGTGGCCGAAGCGGGTTGCCAGGTCTTCATCGTGCATGCACGCAATGCCTGGCTCAAGGGCCTCTCTCCCAAGGAGAACCGCGAGATTCCACCGTTGCGCTACGGCACCGTGGGCCAGCTCAAGCAGGACTTTCCGCACCTGACCATTGCCATCAACGGAGGCATTGCCACGGACGAGGTGGTGCTCGAACAGCTGGCACAGGTGGACGGCGTGATGGTGGGGCGCGAGGCCTACCACAACCCCTGGTGGCTGGCCCGGTGGGACCGCCTGTTCTACGGCGCTCCGGACAACGCCCTCACCCGGGACGAGGTCGAGGCGCGCATGGTGGATTACATGGAGCGGGAGGCGGCCCAGCACGGCACCCACTGGTATGCCATCGCCCGGCACATGCTGGGGCTGCGCCATGGGCTGCCCGGCGCCCGGCGCTGGCGTCAGGTGTGGAGCGACCACCGCCTCAAGCACCTGCCCGCGCGCGAGGTGGCCGCCCACGCGCGTGGCGCGCTGGCGCCGCAGCGCCCCGAACCGCTCACCGCAGACGCTTGA
- a CDS encoding phosphomannomutase/phosphoglucomutase (catalyzes the interconversion of alpha-D-mannose 1-phosphate to alpha-D-mannose 6-phosphate and alpha-D-glucose 1-phosphate to alpha-D-glucose 6-phosphate), which produces MQPTPAIFKAYDIRGIVPSTLNEDVARGLGRAFGTAARAEGQSVVAVGRDGRLSGPSLSAALIEGLVDAGIEVIDIGAVTTPMLYFAAHTLCQSGIQVTGSHNPKDYNGFKMVLAGRAIYGDEIQALRRTMEEESWQLVPGGKVRQADVLQDYVARIVGDVKLERPMKVVVDSGNGIAGASAPGIFRALGCEVIELFSEVDGNFPNHHPDPSKPENLRDLIATLQSSDAELGLAFDGDGDRLGIVTKDGQNIFPDRQMMLFAKDVLSRVPGGSILFDVKCTQRLAPAIAEAGGTPVMFKTGHSLIKARMKELDSPLGGEMSGHIFFKERWFGFDDGTYAGCRLLEILSRESDPGAVLNALPTSHSTPELNVTCEEGEPHRLTAELQALAGESFAAPAQISTIDGLRVDWPDGFGLIRASNTTPVLVLRFEGHTAEALHRIEAAMLALLERVKPGAKVGSAAH; this is translated from the coding sequence GTGCAACCGACTCCTGCGATCTTCAAGGCCTACGACATCCGCGGCATCGTGCCGAGCACTCTGAATGAAGACGTGGCCCGTGGCCTCGGACGGGCGTTTGGTACCGCGGCGCGGGCTGAAGGCCAGTCCGTGGTGGCGGTAGGCCGCGATGGACGTCTTTCGGGACCTTCGTTGTCCGCCGCGCTGATCGAAGGCCTGGTCGACGCCGGCATCGAAGTGATCGACATCGGTGCCGTGACCACGCCCATGCTGTACTTCGCGGCCCACACGCTGTGCCAGAGCGGCATCCAGGTGACGGGCAGCCACAACCCCAAGGATTACAACGGCTTCAAGATGGTGCTGGCCGGCCGCGCCATCTACGGCGACGAAATCCAGGCCTTGCGCCGCACGATGGAAGAGGAAAGCTGGCAACTGGTGCCCGGCGGCAAGGTCCGCCAAGCCGATGTGCTGCAGGATTACGTGGCCCGCATCGTCGGCGACGTGAAGCTGGAGCGCCCGATGAAGGTCGTGGTGGACAGCGGCAACGGCATCGCCGGCGCCTCGGCCCCCGGCATCTTCCGCGCGCTGGGCTGCGAGGTGATTGAGCTGTTCTCCGAGGTGGACGGCAACTTCCCAAACCACCATCCCGACCCCAGCAAGCCCGAGAACCTGCGCGACCTGATCGCCACGCTGCAGTCGAGCGACGCCGAACTGGGCCTGGCCTTCGACGGCGACGGCGACCGTCTGGGCATCGTCACCAAGGACGGCCAGAACATCTTCCCCGACCGCCAGATGATGCTGTTCGCCAAGGACGTGCTCTCCCGCGTGCCGGGCGGCTCCATCCTGTTCGACGTGAAGTGCACGCAGCGCCTTGCCCCTGCCATCGCCGAGGCCGGCGGCACCCCGGTGATGTTCAAGACGGGCCATTCGCTCATCAAGGCGCGCATGAAGGAGCTCGACTCGCCCCTGGGCGGCGAGATGAGCGGCCACATCTTCTTCAAGGAGCGCTGGTTCGGTTTCGACGACGGCACCTACGCCGGCTGCCGCCTGCTGGAGATCCTGAGCCGCGAAAGCGACCCGGGCGCCGTGCTGAACGCGCTGCCGACCAGCCACTCGACCCCCGAGCTGAACGTGACCTGCGAAGAGGGCGAACCCCACCGCCTGACCGCCGAGTTGCAGGCGCTGGCGGGCGAGTCCTTTGCCGCGCCGGCCCAGATCAGCACCATCGATGGCCTGCGCGTGGACTGGCCGGACGGCTTCGGGCTGATCCGCGCCAGCAACACCACGCCGGTGCTGGTGCTGCGCTTCGAAGGGCACACGGCTGAAGCCCTGCACCGCATCGAAGCCGCCATGCTGGCGCTGCTGGAGCGGGTGAAGCCGGGCGCCAAGGTGGGCAGTGCGGCCCACTGA
- the rsxB gene encoding electron transport complex subunit RsxB, which produces MPDSAAARAPALSGLAARIDAALPQTQCTRCGYPDCAAYAQAIADNEAEINQCPPGGAEGIARLAAITERPPRPLSAEHGLEAPRALAVIDENWCIGCTLCIKACPTDAILGANKRMHTVLPDHCTGCELCIPVCPVDCIRLDNASGAATGWSAWSEAQADHARQRYDAHQQRLRRDEARAAVPLPTEVPPVPSNAAASVHTVASEPPADPRQAAIAAAMARARERRLQSGR; this is translated from the coding sequence ATGCCCGACAGCGCCGCTGCAAGGGCACCGGCGCTGTCCGGGCTGGCCGCCCGCATCGACGCGGCGCTGCCGCAGACCCAGTGCACGCGCTGCGGCTATCCCGACTGCGCCGCCTATGCCCAGGCCATCGCTGACAACGAGGCCGAGATCAACCAGTGCCCCCCGGGCGGAGCGGAGGGCATCGCGCGCCTGGCCGCCATCACGGAGCGCCCGCCGCGGCCTTTGAGTGCGGAACACGGTCTGGAGGCGCCGCGTGCGCTGGCCGTCATCGACGAGAACTGGTGCATCGGCTGCACCTTGTGCATCAAGGCCTGCCCGACCGACGCCATCCTGGGCGCCAACAAGCGCATGCACACGGTGCTGCCGGACCATTGCACGGGCTGCGAGCTCTGCATTCCCGTGTGCCCCGTGGACTGCATCCGCCTGGACAACGCCAGCGGCGCGGCCACCGGCTGGTCGGCCTGGTCCGAGGCGCAGGCCGACCATGCGCGCCAGCGCTATGACGCCCACCAGCAGCGGCTGCGCAGAGACGAAGCCCGCGCGGCGGTCCCTCTTCCAACCGAAGTGCCACCAGTCCCGTCCAACGCTGCGGCCAGCGTCCACACGGTCGCATCGGAGCCGCCCGCCGACCCGCGCCAGGCCGCGATTGCCGCCGCGATGGCCCGTGCCCGGGAGCGCCGTCTGCAGTCGGGACGCTAG
- a CDS encoding EAL domain-containing protein, which yields MPLLQDMMSGPVAPSSPAAQTGLAHVRLFFAPLLTATLLSFTYLYWAHEEGVAQEQQRQTFDQAADRITSRLAERMAAYEIVLHGLKGFLDGSDSVSDEEFRAYVDALQLPLKRPGLQGVAILGQPPAGNAQAMAEAAITHIEPRTEENLRWLGQDAAAQPLLRDALERTRDTGQPVLSAPVERADDGSAFLALYLPLYRKGERPLAPAERREHLVGWVAALFRMGDVVDGLARELDGDIALAIFDGAPGVPGMPLYGAPRAESRASRGEEMEAVRTLDTGGRRWTLEMHPLPAFERHAERVRHDAIAFIGVVFSLLAGWFLTLQASGHVRAMALARDMTRELQRTKDDLESTLNAVPDLLFEMDLAGRIHHYRSGRSDLLVAEPAALIGRRVGDILPGPAAQECLLALHEAHASGYSFGRQYGLEVRGSYLWFELSVARKEQARAGGGASMEPVAHGGSPSPRFIVLSRDITGRRQAEAAMHQLAYFDALTGLPNRRRLMDELRSALDAAHAGGFAGALFYVDLDNFKQINDARGHTIGDALLLQVAERLARIARAGGSAARLGGDEFVVLVPRLAPSLQGAQQAAQALAAQLRESLDVPCSVAGALYSITGSIGVTLFPRGSAGVEDLLREADTAMYRAKALGRNRVCFFEPGMHADAQEQLALEQDLKQAVSEDALQVYLQPQVDAQGVVTGGELLLRWHHPVRGHVPPARFIPVAEESGLILRMGARVLHKACEALAMLHAAGQGLSISVNVSPRQFRQDDFVPLVRDALEASGAPPSLLILEVTESLLVDDWEDAVRRMTELVAIGVRFSIDDFGTGYSSLAYLKKLPLFGLKIDKSFVQDAPTDANDAAIVQAILSMARHLRLHVVAEGVETPEQAAFLRANACEGLQGYLYGRPEPLSRWLVKRLR from the coding sequence ATGCCACTCTTGCAGGACATGATGTCCGGCCCCGTTGCTCCCTCTTCCCCGGCTGCTCAGACCGGTCTGGCCCACGTGCGGCTGTTCTTTGCGCCGCTGCTCACCGCCACGCTGCTGTCCTTCACTTACCTGTACTGGGCGCACGAGGAGGGCGTGGCGCAGGAGCAGCAGCGCCAGACCTTCGATCAGGCGGCGGACCGGATCACCTCCCGCCTCGCCGAGCGCATGGCCGCCTATGAAATCGTCCTGCACGGGCTGAAAGGTTTTCTGGACGGATCCGACAGCGTCAGCGACGAGGAATTTCGCGCTTATGTCGACGCCCTCCAATTGCCCCTCAAGCGCCCCGGCCTGCAGGGCGTTGCGATCCTGGGGCAGCCGCCGGCTGGCAACGCGCAGGCCATGGCCGAGGCTGCCATCACCCACATCGAACCGCGGACCGAAGAGAACCTGCGTTGGCTGGGCCAGGACGCGGCGGCGCAGCCCCTGCTGCGGGATGCGTTGGAGCGCACCCGCGACACCGGCCAGCCCGTGCTGAGTGCACCCGTGGAGCGCGCGGACGACGGGTCGGCCTTCCTGGCCCTCTACCTGCCGCTGTACCGCAAAGGTGAACGGCCCCTGGCCCCTGCCGAGCGGCGCGAGCACCTCGTGGGATGGGTGGCGGCGCTGTTCCGCATGGGGGACGTGGTTGACGGGCTGGCGCGCGAGCTCGATGGCGACATCGCCCTGGCCATCTTCGACGGCGCCCCGGGCGTGCCAGGCATGCCGTTGTACGGCGCGCCACGTGCCGAATCCAGGGCCTCACGAGGGGAGGAGATGGAGGCCGTGCGCACCCTCGATACCGGGGGGCGGCGCTGGACGCTGGAGATGCATCCGCTACCGGCCTTCGAGCGGCATGCCGAACGCGTGCGCCACGATGCGATCGCCTTCATCGGGGTGGTGTTCAGTTTGCTGGCCGGGTGGTTCCTGACGCTGCAGGCCTCGGGCCACGTCCGGGCGATGGCGCTGGCGCGCGACATGACCCGTGAGCTGCAACGCACCAAAGACGATCTGGAAAGCACACTGAACGCCGTGCCGGACCTGTTGTTCGAGATGGACCTGGCGGGCCGCATCCACCACTACCGCTCCGGCCGGTCCGATCTGCTGGTGGCAGAGCCGGCGGCGCTGATCGGACGCCGGGTGGGCGATATCCTGCCCGGCCCGGCCGCGCAGGAATGTCTGCTTGCGCTCCACGAGGCCCACGCTTCTGGCTATTCGTTCGGACGCCAGTACGGGCTGGAGGTGCGCGGTAGCTATCTCTGGTTCGAACTGTCGGTCGCACGCAAGGAGCAGGCGCGGGCTGGCGGCGGGGCCAGCATGGAGCCGGTCGCGCACGGAGGGTCACCTTCACCGCGCTTCATCGTGCTGTCGCGTGACATCACCGGCCGGCGCCAGGCCGAGGCCGCCATGCACCAGCTGGCCTACTTCGATGCGCTCACCGGGCTGCCCAACCGCCGCCGGCTGATGGACGAGCTGCGATCCGCGCTGGACGCAGCGCACGCCGGAGGCTTCGCTGGCGCCCTGTTCTACGTGGACCTGGACAACTTCAAGCAGATCAACGACGCCAGGGGCCACACGATCGGTGACGCCCTGCTGCTGCAGGTGGCCGAACGCCTGGCGCGGATTGCCCGTGCCGGGGGATCGGCTGCGCGGCTGGGGGGAGATGAGTTCGTCGTGCTGGTCCCGCGGCTGGCGCCCAGCCTGCAGGGGGCGCAGCAGGCCGCGCAGGCCCTGGCCGCTCAACTGCGGGAGAGCCTGGACGTGCCCTGCAGCGTGGCGGGCGCTCTCTACAGCATCACCGGCAGCATCGGCGTGACGCTGTTTCCGCGCGGCAGCGCAGGCGTGGAAGATCTGCTGCGCGAGGCCGACACGGCCATGTACCGCGCCAAGGCCCTGGGCCGCAACCGGGTGTGCTTTTTCGAGCCCGGCATGCACGCCGATGCGCAGGAGCAGCTGGCGCTGGAGCAGGATCTCAAGCAGGCCGTGTCCGAGGACGCTCTGCAGGTCTACCTGCAGCCGCAGGTGGATGCGCAGGGCGTGGTGACGGGCGGGGAACTGCTGCTGCGCTGGCACCACCCGGTGCGCGGCCACGTGCCGCCGGCCCGCTTCATTCCGGTGGCGGAGGAATCCGGCCTGATCCTGCGCATGGGAGCGCGCGTGCTGCACAAGGCGTGCGAGGCCTTGGCCATGCTGCATGCGGCGGGCCAAGGGCTCAGCATCTCGGTGAACGTGAGCCCCCGGCAGTTCCGCCAGGACGATTTCGTGCCACTGGTGCGCGATGCGCTGGAGGCGTCCGGCGCGCCGCCTTCGCTGTTGATCCTGGAGGTGACCGAGAGCCTGCTGGTCGACGACTGGGAGGACGCCGTGCGCCGCATGACGGAACTGGTGGCCATCGGCGTGCGCTTTTCGATTGACGATTTCGGCACCGGCTATTCCAGCCTGGCCTACCTGAAGAAGCTGCCGCTGTTCGGGCTCAAGATCGACAAGAGCTTCGTTCAGGATGCGCCAACGGACGCGAACGACGCCGCCATCGTTCAGGCCATCCTGTCGATGGCGCGCCACCTGCGGCTGCACGTGGTGGCCGAAGGCGTGGAGACGCCGGAGCAGGCGGCCTTTCTGCGCGCCAACGCCTGCGAGGGGCTGCAGGGTTATCTGTATGGGCGGCCGGAGCCGCTGTCCAGGTGGCTGGTCAAGCGTCTGCGGTGA
- a CDS encoding 3-deoxy-D-manno-octulosonic acid transferase, with protein sequence MERLALAAYSAALWAAQPLLRRKLARRARTEPGYAHAVPERFGHYAAALDSVAPPDEDAGGFVWIHAVSLGETRAAAILLKELRALLPAMRLLLTHGTATGRAEGAKLLQPGDVQVWQPWDTPGAVERFLDRFHPVIGVLMETEIWPNLVAGCGDRGIPLVLANARLNAKSRDGALRLSWLSRPAYAGLASVWAQTDADAEGLRAVGAPVRGVFGNLKFDVVPDAAALAQGRAWREASRRPVVLFASSREGEEALWIESFKQKWPLAPVDQAQGAINKGVNGSASPVQWLIVPRHPQRFDEVQRLLEEAGLRVARRSTWTDAPPEADVWLGDSLGEMALYYGMAHAALLGGSFEPLGGQNLIEAAACGCPVVMGPHTFNFAEAARLAEDEGVAQRVPGMDEGIAAATALVLDAPRQAALQQQAVAFTQRHRGAALATALAVVQTLRSTVHPLVP encoded by the coding sequence ATGGAACGACTGGCGCTGGCCGCCTATTCGGCGGCGCTCTGGGCTGCCCAGCCGCTGCTGCGGCGCAAGCTGGCGCGCCGCGCGCGCACCGAGCCGGGCTACGCCCATGCCGTGCCCGAGCGCTTCGGGCACTACGCCGCCGCGCTGGACAGCGTGGCGCCGCCCGATGAGGACGCGGGCGGCTTCGTGTGGATCCACGCGGTTTCGCTGGGAGAGACCCGCGCGGCCGCCATCTTGCTGAAGGAACTGCGGGCGCTGCTGCCCGCCATGCGGCTGCTGCTCACGCACGGCACGGCCACCGGCCGGGCCGAGGGCGCCAAGCTGCTGCAGCCGGGCGATGTGCAGGTCTGGCAGCCCTGGGATACGCCCGGTGCGGTGGAGCGGTTCCTGGACCGCTTCCATCCCGTGATCGGCGTGCTGATGGAAACCGAGATCTGGCCCAACCTGGTGGCAGGCTGCGGCGACCGCGGCATTCCGCTGGTACTGGCCAATGCCCGGCTGAACGCCAAGTCGCGCGACGGCGCGCTGCGGCTGTCCTGGCTGTCGCGGCCGGCCTACGCGGGGCTGGCCTCGGTGTGGGCGCAGACCGACGCGGACGCCGAAGGGCTGCGCGCCGTGGGTGCGCCGGTGCGCGGCGTGTTCGGCAACCTCAAGTTCGACGTGGTGCCCGATGCCGCCGCGCTGGCGCAGGGCCGCGCCTGGCGCGAGGCCAGCCGCCGCCCGGTGGTGCTGTTCGCCAGCAGCCGGGAGGGCGAGGAAGCGCTCTGGATCGAGAGTTTCAAGCAAAAATGGCCTCTAGCGCCCGTGGATCAAGCGCAGGGCGCTATTAATAAAGGAGTGAATGGCTCCGCCAGTCCCGTCCAATGGCTCATCGTGCCCCGGCACCCGCAGCGCTTCGATGAGGTGCAGCGTCTGCTGGAAGAAGCCGGGCTGCGCGTGGCGCGCCGCTCCACCTGGACGGACGCGCCCCCGGAGGCGGACGTGTGGCTAGGCGACTCTTTGGGCGAGATGGCGCTGTACTACGGCATGGCCCATGCGGCCCTGCTGGGCGGCAGCTTCGAGCCGCTGGGCGGCCAGAACCTGATCGAAGCCGCGGCCTGCGGCTGTCCGGTGGTGATGGGCCCGCACACCTTCAACTTCGCCGAGGCGGCCCGCCTGGCCGAGGACGAGGGCGTTGCGCAGCGCGTTCCCGGCATGGACGAAGGCATCGCCGCCGCCACGGCCCTGGTGCTGGACGCGCCGCGCCAAGCGGCACTGCAGCAGCAGGCCGTGGCCTTCACCCAGCGCCACCGGGGGGCGGCGCTGGCCACCGCGCTGGCCGTGGTGCAGACCCTGCGCTCCACCGTCCATCCCCTGGTGCCGTAA
- a CDS encoding (p)ppGpp synthetase, whose translation MSSLDLSREESAFHSFYAQELPAMEHACAFYVALLQSILSRARHIDIAKVEGRVKDRDECIRKFSRKYRASLEENNTPYEIRHYITDLVGVRVVCLYEDELAKVADIVRSHFDVIDVTDKVTAVESTEASFGYKGLHLDLRLNAAQAALPEHAAYAGRPFELQVRTIIQDSWSVLDHKIKYKKSIPGELKRRINVLSALFELADREFRQIRDATEAELRQAPDETDEASEPDASGGATQAERQPAQGSELNAFTFLKIANHFFKDCEFDPHKVDLFVDDIRAWSPGITRARFNAVMRATIGIVKRYKQHFEELNPQGSFNPYTVIRHCLYLGDKVAFYRALRNTSREAFEAWLQENA comes from the coding sequence ATGTCGTCGCTCGATCTTTCCCGGGAAGAATCCGCCTTCCACAGCTTCTATGCGCAGGAGTTGCCGGCGATGGAGCATGCCTGCGCGTTCTATGTCGCGCTGCTGCAGTCCATCCTCTCGCGGGCCCGGCATATCGACATCGCGAAGGTGGAGGGGCGCGTCAAGGACCGTGACGAGTGCATCCGCAAGTTCTCGCGCAAGTACCGGGCCTCGCTCGAAGAGAACAACACACCGTACGAGATCCGCCACTACATCACCGACCTGGTGGGCGTGCGGGTGGTGTGCCTGTACGAGGACGAGCTGGCCAAGGTGGCGGACATCGTGCGCTCGCACTTCGACGTGATCGACGTGACCGACAAGGTCACCGCGGTGGAGAGCACCGAGGCCTCGTTCGGCTACAAGGGCCTGCACCTGGATTTGCGACTCAATGCCGCCCAGGCCGCCCTGCCCGAGCATGCCGCCTACGCCGGCCGGCCGTTCGAACTGCAGGTGCGCACGATCATCCAGGACTCCTGGAGCGTGCTGGACCACAAGATCAAGTACAAGAAGTCGATCCCGGGCGAACTCAAGCGGCGCATCAACGTGCTGTCCGCGCTGTTCGAACTGGCCGACCGGGAATTCCGCCAGATCCGCGACGCCACCGAGGCCGAACTGCGCCAGGCCCCGGATGAGACCGACGAGGCCAGCGAGCCCGACGCCAGCGGCGGTGCCACACAGGCCGAGCGCCAACCGGCGCAGGGCAGCGAACTCAACGCCTTCACGTTCCTGAAGATCGCCAACCATTTCTTCAAGGACTGCGAATTCGACCCGCACAAGGTCGATCTCTTCGTGGACGACATCCGTGCCTGGTCGCCGGGCATCACCCGCGCGCGGTTCAATGCGGTCATGCGCGCCACGATCGGCATCGTCAAGCGCTACAAACAGCATTTCGAAGAGCTGAACCCGCAGGGAAGCTTCAACCCGTACACGGTCATCCGGCACTGCCTGTACCTGGGCGACAAGGTGGCGTTCTACCGCGCGCTGCGCAATACCTCGCGCGAGGCGTTCGAGGCATGGCTGCAGGAAAACGCCTGA